Proteins found in one Aquibium microcysteis genomic segment:
- a CDS encoding MarR family winged helix-turn-helix transcriptional regulator → MATNVGNGPALGRLVSALEEFRQIAPKMEVNQMVIFLLIAQKRGIKMTELGSLTGLSRSSVSRNVLALSKEAYTDSRRSNPDGLDLVTTLTDPFDSRSKIVALTAKGTEIARRVVAKLTPPDQ, encoded by the coding sequence ATGGCTACGAACGTGGGGAATGGTCCGGCCTTGGGCCGGCTCGTGTCGGCACTTGAGGAGTTCCGACAGATCGCCCCCAAGATGGAAGTGAACCAGATGGTGATCTTCCTCCTCATCGCGCAGAAGCGTGGGATCAAGATGACCGAATTGGGCTCCCTGACGGGCCTCTCTCGGTCGTCGGTCTCCCGCAATGTGCTGGCGCTGTCGAAGGAAGCGTACACCGACAGCCGCCGCTCGAACCCTGACGGACTGGACCTCGTGACCACCCTCACGGACCCGTTCGACAGCCGCAGCAAGATCGTCGCGCTGACCGCCAAGGGCACGGAGATTGCCCGCCGGGTGGTCGCCAAGCTCACACCACCAGATCAGTAG